The Pan paniscus chromosome 15, NHGRI_mPanPan1-v2.0_pri, whole genome shotgun sequence genome includes a window with the following:
- the MTA1 gene encoding metastasis-associated protein MTA1 isoform X8, protein MAANMYRVGDYVYFENSSSNPYLIRRIEELNKTANGNVEAKVVCFYRRRDISSTLIALADKHATLSVCYKAGPGADNGEEGEIEEEMENPEMVDLPEKLKHQLRHRELFLSRQLESLPATHIRGKCSVTLLNETESLKSYLEREDFFFYSLVYDPQQKTLLADKGEIRVGNRYQADITDLLKEGEEDGRDQSKLETKVWEAHNPLTDKQIDQFLVVARSVGTFARALDCSSSVRQPSLHMSAAAASRDITLFHAMDTLHKNIYDISKAISALVPQGGPVLCRDEMEEWSASEANLFEEALEKYGKDFTDIQQDFLPWKSLTSIIEYYYMWKTTDRYVQQKRLKAAEAESKLKQVYIPNYNKPNPNQISVNNVKAGVVNGTGVPGQSPGAGRACESCYTTQSYQWYSWGPPNMQCRLCASCWTYWKKYGGLKMPTRLDGERPGPNRSNMSPHGLPARSSGSPKFAMKTRQAFYLHTTKLTRIARRLCREILRPWHAARHPYLPINSAAIKAECTARLPEASQSPLVLKQAVRKPLEAVLRYLETHPRPPKPDPVKSVSSVLSSLTPAKVAPVINNGSPTILGKRSYEQHNGVDGLANHGQTRHMGPSRNLLLNGKSYPTKVRLIRGGSLPPVKRRRMNWIDAPDDVFYMATEETRKIRKLLSSSETKRAARRPYKPIALRQSQALPLRPPPPAPVNDEPIVIED, encoded by the exons ACGGCCAATGGGAACGTGGAGGCCAAAGTGGTGTGCTTCTACCGGAGGCGGGACATCTCCAGCACCCTCATCGCCCTGGCCGACAAGCACGCAA CCCTGTCAGTCTGCTATAAGGCCGGACCGGGGGCGGACAACGGCGAGGAAG GGGAAAtagaagaggaaatggagaatCCGGAAATGGTGGACCTGCCTGAGAAACTAAAGCACCAGCTGCGGCATCGGGAGCTGTTCCTCTCCCGGCAGCTGGAGTCTCTGCCCGCCACGCACATCAG GGGCAAGTGCAGCGTCACCCTGCTCAACGAGACCGAGTCGCTCAAGTCCTACCTGGAGCGGGAG GATTTCTTCTTCTATTCTCTAGTCTACGACCCACAGCAGAAGACCCTGCTGGCAGATAAAGGAGAGATTCGAGTAGGAAACCGGTACCAGGCAGACATCACCGACTTGTTAAAAGAAG GCGAGGAGGATGGCCGAGACCAGTCCAAGCTGGAGACCAAGGTGTGGGAGGCGCACAACCCACTCACAGACAAGCAGATTGACCAGTTCCTGGTGGTGGCCCG CTCTGTGGGCACCTTCGCACGGGCCCTGGACTGCAGCAGCTCCGTCCGGCAGCCCAGCCTGCACATGAGCGCCGCAGCTGCCTCCCGAGACATCACCCTG TTCCACGCCATGGATACTCTCCACAAGAACATCTACGACATCTCCAAGGCCATCTCGGCGCTGGTGCCGCAGGGCGGGCCCGTGCTCTGCAGGGACGAGATGGAGGAGTGGTCTGCATCAGAGGCCAACCTTTTCGAGGAAGCCCTGGAAAAATATGGGAAGGATTTCACAGACATTCAGCAAGATTTT CTCCCGTGGAAGTCGCTGACCAGCATCATTGAGTACTACTACATGTGGAAGACCACCGACAGATACGTGCAGCAG AAACGCTTGAAAGCAGCTGAAGCTGAGAGCAAGTTAAAGCAAGTTTATATTCCCAACTA TAACAAGCCAAATCCCAACCAAATCAGCGTCAACAACGTCAAGGCCGGTGTGGTGAACGGCACGGGGGTGCCGGGCCAGAGCCCTGGGGCTGGCCGGGCCTGCGAGAGCTGTTACA CCACACAGTCTTACCAGTGGTATTCTTGGGGTCCCCCTAACATGCAGTGTCGTCTCTGCGCATCTTGTTGGACATATTGGAAGAAATATGGTGGCTTGAAAATGCCAACCCGGTTAGATGGAGAGAGGCCAGGACCAAACCGCAGTAACATG AGTCCCCACGGCCTCCCAGCCCGGAGCAGCGGGAGCCCCAAGTTTGCCATGAAGACCAGGCAGGCTTTCTATCTGCACACGACGAAGCTGACGCGGATCGCCCGGCGCCTGTGCCGTGAGATCCTGCGCCCGTGGCACGCTGCGCGGCACCCCTACCTGCCCATCAACAGCGCGGCCATCAAGGCCGAGT GCACGGCGCGGCTGCCCGAAGCCTCCCAGAGCCCGCTGGTGCTGAAGCAGGCGGTACGCAAGCCGCTGGAAGCCGTGCTTCGGTATCTTG agacccacccccgcccccccaaGCCTGACCCCGTGAAAAGCGTGTCCAGCGTGCTCAGCAGCCTGACACCCGCCAAGGTGGCCCCCGTCATCAACAACGGCTCCCCCACCATCCTGGGCAAGCGCAGCTACGAGCAGCACAACGGGGTGGACG GTCTGGCAAACCACGGACAGACCAGGCACATG GGACCAAGCCGGAACCTCCTGCTCAACGGGAAGTCTTACCCCACCAAAGTGCGCCTGATCCGGGGGGGCTCCCTGCCCCCAGTCAAGCGGCGGCGGATGAACTGGATCGACGCCCCGGATGACGTGTTCTACATGGCCACAGAGGAGACCAG GAAGATCCGCAAGCTGCTCTCATCCTCGGAAACCAAGCGTGCTGCCCGCCGGCCCTACAAGCCCATCGCCCTGCGccagagccaggccctgccgcTGCGGCCACCGCCACCTGCGCCCGTCAACGACGAGCCCATCGTCATCGAGGACTAG
- the MTA1 gene encoding metastasis-associated protein MTA1 isoform X11 — MAANMYRVGDYVYFENSSSNPYLIRRIEELNKTANGNVEAKVVCFYRRRDISSTLIALADKHAREIEEEMENPEMVDLPEKLKHQLRHRELFLSRQLESLPATHIRGKCSVTLLNETESLKSYLEREDFFFYSLVYDPQQKTLLADKGEIRVGNRYQADITDLLKEGEEDGRDQSKLETKVWEAHNPLTDKQIDQFLVVARSVGTFARALDCSSSVRQPSLHMSAAAASRDITLFHAMDTLHKNIYDISKAISALVPQGGPVLCRDEMEEWSASEANLFEEALEKYGKDFTDIQQDFLPWKSLTSIIEYYYMWKTTDRYVQQKRLKAAEAESKLKQVYIPNYNKPNPNQISVNNVKAGVVNGTGVPGQSPGAGRACESCYTTQSYQWYSWGPPNMQCRLCASCWTYWKKYGGLKMPTRLDGERPGPNRSNMSPHGLPARSSGSPKFAMKTRQAFYLHTTKLTRIARRLCREILRPWHAARHPYLPINSAAIKAECTARLPEASQSPLVLKQAVRKPLEAVLRYLETHPRPPKPDPVKSVSSVLSSLTPAKVAPVINNGSPTILGKRSYEQHNGVDGLANHGQTRHMGPSRNLLLNGKSYPTKVRLIRGGSLPPVKRRRMNWIDAPDDVFYMATEETRKIRKLLSSSETKRAARRPYKPIALRQSQALPLRPPPPAPVNDEPIVIED, encoded by the exons ACGGCCAATGGGAACGTGGAGGCCAAAGTGGTGTGCTTCTACCGGAGGCGGGACATCTCCAGCACCCTCATCGCCCTGGCCGACAAGCACGCAA GGGAAAtagaagaggaaatggagaatCCGGAAATGGTGGACCTGCCTGAGAAACTAAAGCACCAGCTGCGGCATCGGGAGCTGTTCCTCTCCCGGCAGCTGGAGTCTCTGCCCGCCACGCACATCAG GGGCAAGTGCAGCGTCACCCTGCTCAACGAGACCGAGTCGCTCAAGTCCTACCTGGAGCGGGAG GATTTCTTCTTCTATTCTCTAGTCTACGACCCACAGCAGAAGACCCTGCTGGCAGATAAAGGAGAGATTCGAGTAGGAAACCGGTACCAGGCAGACATCACCGACTTGTTAAAAGAAG GCGAGGAGGATGGCCGAGACCAGTCCAAGCTGGAGACCAAGGTGTGGGAGGCGCACAACCCACTCACAGACAAGCAGATTGACCAGTTCCTGGTGGTGGCCCG CTCTGTGGGCACCTTCGCACGGGCCCTGGACTGCAGCAGCTCCGTCCGGCAGCCCAGCCTGCACATGAGCGCCGCAGCTGCCTCCCGAGACATCACCCTG TTCCACGCCATGGATACTCTCCACAAGAACATCTACGACATCTCCAAGGCCATCTCGGCGCTGGTGCCGCAGGGCGGGCCCGTGCTCTGCAGGGACGAGATGGAGGAGTGGTCTGCATCAGAGGCCAACCTTTTCGAGGAAGCCCTGGAAAAATATGGGAAGGATTTCACAGACATTCAGCAAGATTTT CTCCCGTGGAAGTCGCTGACCAGCATCATTGAGTACTACTACATGTGGAAGACCACCGACAGATACGTGCAGCAG AAACGCTTGAAAGCAGCTGAAGCTGAGAGCAAGTTAAAGCAAGTTTATATTCCCAACTA TAACAAGCCAAATCCCAACCAAATCAGCGTCAACAACGTCAAGGCCGGTGTGGTGAACGGCACGGGGGTGCCGGGCCAGAGCCCTGGGGCTGGCCGGGCCTGCGAGAGCTGTTACA CCACACAGTCTTACCAGTGGTATTCTTGGGGTCCCCCTAACATGCAGTGTCGTCTCTGCGCATCTTGTTGGACATATTGGAAGAAATATGGTGGCTTGAAAATGCCAACCCGGTTAGATGGAGAGAGGCCAGGACCAAACCGCAGTAACATG AGTCCCCACGGCCTCCCAGCCCGGAGCAGCGGGAGCCCCAAGTTTGCCATGAAGACCAGGCAGGCTTTCTATCTGCACACGACGAAGCTGACGCGGATCGCCCGGCGCCTGTGCCGTGAGATCCTGCGCCCGTGGCACGCTGCGCGGCACCCCTACCTGCCCATCAACAGCGCGGCCATCAAGGCCGAGT GCACGGCGCGGCTGCCCGAAGCCTCCCAGAGCCCGCTGGTGCTGAAGCAGGCGGTACGCAAGCCGCTGGAAGCCGTGCTTCGGTATCTTG agacccacccccgcccccccaaGCCTGACCCCGTGAAAAGCGTGTCCAGCGTGCTCAGCAGCCTGACACCCGCCAAGGTGGCCCCCGTCATCAACAACGGCTCCCCCACCATCCTGGGCAAGCGCAGCTACGAGCAGCACAACGGGGTGGACG GTCTGGCAAACCACGGACAGACCAGGCACATG GGACCAAGCCGGAACCTCCTGCTCAACGGGAAGTCTTACCCCACCAAAGTGCGCCTGATCCGGGGGGGCTCCCTGCCCCCAGTCAAGCGGCGGCGGATGAACTGGATCGACGCCCCGGATGACGTGTTCTACATGGCCACAGAGGAGACCAG GAAGATCCGCAAGCTGCTCTCATCCTCGGAAACCAAGCGTGCTGCCCGCCGGCCCTACAAGCCCATCGCCCTGCGccagagccaggccctgccgcTGCGGCCACCGCCACCTGCGCCCGTCAACGACGAGCCCATCGTCATCGAGGACTAG
- the MTA1 gene encoding metastasis-associated protein MTA1 isoform X4, whose product MAANMYRVGDYVYFENSSSNPYLIRRIEELNKTANGNVEAKVVCFYRRRDISSTLIALADKHATLSVCYKAGPGADNGEEGEIEEEMENPEMVDLPEKLKHQLRHRELFLSRQLESLPATHIRGKCSVTLLNETESLKSYLEREDFFFYSLVYDPQQKTLLADKGEIRVGNRYQADITDLLKEGEEDGRDQSKLETKVWEAHNPLTDKQIDQFLVVARSVGTFARALDCSSSVRQPSLHMSAAAASRDITLFHAMDTLHKNIYDISKAISALVPQGGPVLCRDEMEEWSASEANLFEEALEKYGKDFTDIQQDFLPWKSLTSIIEYYYMWKTTDRYVQQKRLKAAEAESKLKQVYIPNYNKPNPNQISVNNVKAGVVNGTGVPGQSPGAGRACESCYTTQSYQWYSWGPPNMQCRLCASCWTYWKKYGGLKMPTRLDGERPGPNRSNMSPHGLPARSSGSPKFAMKTRQAFYLHTTKLTRIARRLCREILRPWHAARHPYLPINSAAIKAECTARLPEASQSPLVLKQAVRKPLEAVLRYLETHPRPPKPDPVKSVSSVLSSLTPAKVAPVINNGSPTILGKRSYEQHNGVDGNMKKRLLMPSRGLANHGQTRHMGPSRNLLLNGKSYPTKVRLIRGGSLPPVKRRRMNWIDAPDDVFYMATEETRKIRKLLSSSETKRAARRPYKPIALRQSQALPLRPPPPAPVNDEPIVIED is encoded by the exons ACGGCCAATGGGAACGTGGAGGCCAAAGTGGTGTGCTTCTACCGGAGGCGGGACATCTCCAGCACCCTCATCGCCCTGGCCGACAAGCACGCAA CCCTGTCAGTCTGCTATAAGGCCGGACCGGGGGCGGACAACGGCGAGGAAG GGGAAAtagaagaggaaatggagaatCCGGAAATGGTGGACCTGCCTGAGAAACTAAAGCACCAGCTGCGGCATCGGGAGCTGTTCCTCTCCCGGCAGCTGGAGTCTCTGCCCGCCACGCACATCAG GGGCAAGTGCAGCGTCACCCTGCTCAACGAGACCGAGTCGCTCAAGTCCTACCTGGAGCGGGAG GATTTCTTCTTCTATTCTCTAGTCTACGACCCACAGCAGAAGACCCTGCTGGCAGATAAAGGAGAGATTCGAGTAGGAAACCGGTACCAGGCAGACATCACCGACTTGTTAAAAGAAG GCGAGGAGGATGGCCGAGACCAGTCCAAGCTGGAGACCAAGGTGTGGGAGGCGCACAACCCACTCACAGACAAGCAGATTGACCAGTTCCTGGTGGTGGCCCG CTCTGTGGGCACCTTCGCACGGGCCCTGGACTGCAGCAGCTCCGTCCGGCAGCCCAGCCTGCACATGAGCGCCGCAGCTGCCTCCCGAGACATCACCCTG TTCCACGCCATGGATACTCTCCACAAGAACATCTACGACATCTCCAAGGCCATCTCGGCGCTGGTGCCGCAGGGCGGGCCCGTGCTCTGCAGGGACGAGATGGAGGAGTGGTCTGCATCAGAGGCCAACCTTTTCGAGGAAGCCCTGGAAAAATATGGGAAGGATTTCACAGACATTCAGCAAGATTTT CTCCCGTGGAAGTCGCTGACCAGCATCATTGAGTACTACTACATGTGGAAGACCACCGACAGATACGTGCAGCAG AAACGCTTGAAAGCAGCTGAAGCTGAGAGCAAGTTAAAGCAAGTTTATATTCCCAACTA TAACAAGCCAAATCCCAACCAAATCAGCGTCAACAACGTCAAGGCCGGTGTGGTGAACGGCACGGGGGTGCCGGGCCAGAGCCCTGGGGCTGGCCGGGCCTGCGAGAGCTGTTACA CCACACAGTCTTACCAGTGGTATTCTTGGGGTCCCCCTAACATGCAGTGTCGTCTCTGCGCATCTTGTTGGACATATTGGAAGAAATATGGTGGCTTGAAAATGCCAACCCGGTTAGATGGAGAGAGGCCAGGACCAAACCGCAGTAACATG AGTCCCCACGGCCTCCCAGCCCGGAGCAGCGGGAGCCCCAAGTTTGCCATGAAGACCAGGCAGGCTTTCTATCTGCACACGACGAAGCTGACGCGGATCGCCCGGCGCCTGTGCCGTGAGATCCTGCGCCCGTGGCACGCTGCGCGGCACCCCTACCTGCCCATCAACAGCGCGGCCATCAAGGCCGAGT GCACGGCGCGGCTGCCCGAAGCCTCCCAGAGCCCGCTGGTGCTGAAGCAGGCGGTACGCAAGCCGCTGGAAGCCGTGCTTCGGTATCTTG agacccacccccgcccccccaaGCCTGACCCCGTGAAAAGCGTGTCCAGCGTGCTCAGCAGCCTGACACCCGCCAAGGTGGCCCCCGTCATCAACAACGGCTCCCCCACCATCCTGGGCAAGCGCAGCTACGAGCAGCACAACGGGGTGGACG GCAACATGAAGAAGCGCCTCTTGATGCCCAGTAGGG GTCTGGCAAACCACGGACAGACCAGGCACATG GGACCAAGCCGGAACCTCCTGCTCAACGGGAAGTCTTACCCCACCAAAGTGCGCCTGATCCGGGGGGGCTCCCTGCCCCCAGTCAAGCGGCGGCGGATGAACTGGATCGACGCCCCGGATGACGTGTTCTACATGGCCACAGAGGAGACCAG GAAGATCCGCAAGCTGCTCTCATCCTCGGAAACCAAGCGTGCTGCCCGCCGGCCCTACAAGCCCATCGCCCTGCGccagagccaggccctgccgcTGCGGCCACCGCCACCTGCGCCCGTCAACGACGAGCCCATCGTCATCGAGGACTAG
- the MTA1 gene encoding metastasis-associated protein MTA1 isoform X1 — translation MAANMYRVGDYVYFENSSSNPYLIRRIEELNKTANGNVEAKVVCFYRRRDISSTLIALADKHATLSVCYKAGPGADNGEEGEIEEEMENPEMVDLPEKLKHQLRHRELFLSRQLESLPATHIRGKCSVTLLNETESLKSYLEREDFFFYSLVYDPQQKTLLADKGEIRVGNRYQADITDLLKEGEEDGRDQSKLETKVWEAHNPLTDKQIDQFLVVARSVGTFARALDCSSSVRQPSLHMSAAAASRDITLFHAMDTLHKNIYDISKAISALVPQGGPVLCRDEMEEWSASEANLFEEALEKYGKDFTDIQQDFLPWKSLTSIIEYYYMWKTTDRYVQQKRLKAAEAESKLKQVYIPNYNKPNPNQISVNNVKAGVVNGTGVPGQSPGAGRACESCYTTQSYQWYSWGPPNMQCRLCASCWTYWKKYGGLKMPTRLDGERPGPNRSNMSPHGLPARSSGSPKFAMKTRQAFYLHTTKLTRIARRLCREILRPWHAARHPYLPINSAAIKAECTARLPEASQSPLVLKQAVRKPLEAVLRYLETHPRPPKPDPVKSVSSVLSSLTPAKVAPVINNGSPTILGKRSYEQHNGVDGNMKKRLLMPSRGLANHGQTRHMGPSRNLLLNGKSYPTKVRLIRGGSLPPVKRRRMNWIDAPDDVFYMATEETRWGLPRAGGRARHSVPGLTTTCAHRKIRKLLSSSETKRAARRPYKPIALRQSQALPLRPPPPAPVNDEPIVIED, via the exons ACGGCCAATGGGAACGTGGAGGCCAAAGTGGTGTGCTTCTACCGGAGGCGGGACATCTCCAGCACCCTCATCGCCCTGGCCGACAAGCACGCAA CCCTGTCAGTCTGCTATAAGGCCGGACCGGGGGCGGACAACGGCGAGGAAG GGGAAAtagaagaggaaatggagaatCCGGAAATGGTGGACCTGCCTGAGAAACTAAAGCACCAGCTGCGGCATCGGGAGCTGTTCCTCTCCCGGCAGCTGGAGTCTCTGCCCGCCACGCACATCAG GGGCAAGTGCAGCGTCACCCTGCTCAACGAGACCGAGTCGCTCAAGTCCTACCTGGAGCGGGAG GATTTCTTCTTCTATTCTCTAGTCTACGACCCACAGCAGAAGACCCTGCTGGCAGATAAAGGAGAGATTCGAGTAGGAAACCGGTACCAGGCAGACATCACCGACTTGTTAAAAGAAG GCGAGGAGGATGGCCGAGACCAGTCCAAGCTGGAGACCAAGGTGTGGGAGGCGCACAACCCACTCACAGACAAGCAGATTGACCAGTTCCTGGTGGTGGCCCG CTCTGTGGGCACCTTCGCACGGGCCCTGGACTGCAGCAGCTCCGTCCGGCAGCCCAGCCTGCACATGAGCGCCGCAGCTGCCTCCCGAGACATCACCCTG TTCCACGCCATGGATACTCTCCACAAGAACATCTACGACATCTCCAAGGCCATCTCGGCGCTGGTGCCGCAGGGCGGGCCCGTGCTCTGCAGGGACGAGATGGAGGAGTGGTCTGCATCAGAGGCCAACCTTTTCGAGGAAGCCCTGGAAAAATATGGGAAGGATTTCACAGACATTCAGCAAGATTTT CTCCCGTGGAAGTCGCTGACCAGCATCATTGAGTACTACTACATGTGGAAGACCACCGACAGATACGTGCAGCAG AAACGCTTGAAAGCAGCTGAAGCTGAGAGCAAGTTAAAGCAAGTTTATATTCCCAACTA TAACAAGCCAAATCCCAACCAAATCAGCGTCAACAACGTCAAGGCCGGTGTGGTGAACGGCACGGGGGTGCCGGGCCAGAGCCCTGGGGCTGGCCGGGCCTGCGAGAGCTGTTACA CCACACAGTCTTACCAGTGGTATTCTTGGGGTCCCCCTAACATGCAGTGTCGTCTCTGCGCATCTTGTTGGACATATTGGAAGAAATATGGTGGCTTGAAAATGCCAACCCGGTTAGATGGAGAGAGGCCAGGACCAAACCGCAGTAACATG AGTCCCCACGGCCTCCCAGCCCGGAGCAGCGGGAGCCCCAAGTTTGCCATGAAGACCAGGCAGGCTTTCTATCTGCACACGACGAAGCTGACGCGGATCGCCCGGCGCCTGTGCCGTGAGATCCTGCGCCCGTGGCACGCTGCGCGGCACCCCTACCTGCCCATCAACAGCGCGGCCATCAAGGCCGAGT GCACGGCGCGGCTGCCCGAAGCCTCCCAGAGCCCGCTGGTGCTGAAGCAGGCGGTACGCAAGCCGCTGGAAGCCGTGCTTCGGTATCTTG agacccacccccgcccccccaaGCCTGACCCCGTGAAAAGCGTGTCCAGCGTGCTCAGCAGCCTGACACCCGCCAAGGTGGCCCCCGTCATCAACAACGGCTCCCCCACCATCCTGGGCAAGCGCAGCTACGAGCAGCACAACGGGGTGGACG GCAACATGAAGAAGCGCCTCTTGATGCCCAGTAGGG GTCTGGCAAACCACGGACAGACCAGGCACATG GGACCAAGCCGGAACCTCCTGCTCAACGGGAAGTCTTACCCCACCAAAGTGCGCCTGATCCGGGGGGGCTCCCTGCCCCCAGTCAAGCGGCGGCGGATGAACTGGATCGACGCCCCGGATGACGTGTTCTACATGGCCACAGAGGAGACCAGGTGGGGCCTTCCCAGGGCAGGCGGGAGGGCTCGGCACAGCGTCCCGGGCCTCACCACCACCTGTGCCCACAGGAAGATCCGCAAGCTGCTCTCATCCTCGGAAACCAAGCGTGCTGCCCGCCGGCCCTACAAGCCCATCGCCCTGCGccagagccaggccctgccgcTGCGGCCACCGCCACCTGCGCCCGTCAACGACGAGCCCATCGTCATCGAGGACTAG
- the MTA1 gene encoding metastasis-associated protein MTA1 isoform X10 — protein sequence MPRGLGGEGQGHALPGVGGKDYVYFENSSSNPYLIRRIEELNKTANGNVEAKVVCFYRRRDISSTLIALADKHAREIEEEMENPEMVDLPEKLKHQLRHRELFLSRQLESLPATHIRGKCSVTLLNETESLKSYLEREDFFFYSLVYDPQQKTLLADKGEIRVGNRYQADITDLLKEGEEDGRDQSKLETKVWEAHNPLTDKQIDQFLVVARSVGTFARALDCSSSVRQPSLHMSAAAASRDITLFHAMDTLHKNIYDISKAISALVPQGGPVLCRDEMEEWSASEANLFEEALEKYGKDFTDIQQDFLPWKSLTSIIEYYYMWKTTDRYVQQKRLKAAEAESKLKQVYIPNYNKPNPNQISVNNVKAGVVNGTGVPGQSPGAGRACESCYTTQSYQWYSWGPPNMQCRLCASCWTYWKKYGGLKMPTRLDGERPGPNRSNMSPHGLPARSSGSPKFAMKTRQAFYLHTTKLTRIARRLCREILRPWHAARHPYLPINSAAIKAECTARLPEASQSPLVLKQAVRKPLEAVLRYLETHPRPPKPDPVKSVSSVLSSLTPAKVAPVINNGSPTILGKRSYEQHNGVDGLANHGQTRHMGPSRNLLLNGKSYPTKVRLIRGGSLPPVKRRRMNWIDAPDDVFYMATEETRKIRKLLSSSETKRAARRPYKPIALRQSQALPLRPPPPAPVNDEPIVIED from the exons ACGGCCAATGGGAACGTGGAGGCCAAAGTGGTGTGCTTCTACCGGAGGCGGGACATCTCCAGCACCCTCATCGCCCTGGCCGACAAGCACGCAA GGGAAAtagaagaggaaatggagaatCCGGAAATGGTGGACCTGCCTGAGAAACTAAAGCACCAGCTGCGGCATCGGGAGCTGTTCCTCTCCCGGCAGCTGGAGTCTCTGCCCGCCACGCACATCAG GGGCAAGTGCAGCGTCACCCTGCTCAACGAGACCGAGTCGCTCAAGTCCTACCTGGAGCGGGAG GATTTCTTCTTCTATTCTCTAGTCTACGACCCACAGCAGAAGACCCTGCTGGCAGATAAAGGAGAGATTCGAGTAGGAAACCGGTACCAGGCAGACATCACCGACTTGTTAAAAGAAG GCGAGGAGGATGGCCGAGACCAGTCCAAGCTGGAGACCAAGGTGTGGGAGGCGCACAACCCACTCACAGACAAGCAGATTGACCAGTTCCTGGTGGTGGCCCG CTCTGTGGGCACCTTCGCACGGGCCCTGGACTGCAGCAGCTCCGTCCGGCAGCCCAGCCTGCACATGAGCGCCGCAGCTGCCTCCCGAGACATCACCCTG TTCCACGCCATGGATACTCTCCACAAGAACATCTACGACATCTCCAAGGCCATCTCGGCGCTGGTGCCGCAGGGCGGGCCCGTGCTCTGCAGGGACGAGATGGAGGAGTGGTCTGCATCAGAGGCCAACCTTTTCGAGGAAGCCCTGGAAAAATATGGGAAGGATTTCACAGACATTCAGCAAGATTTT CTCCCGTGGAAGTCGCTGACCAGCATCATTGAGTACTACTACATGTGGAAGACCACCGACAGATACGTGCAGCAG AAACGCTTGAAAGCAGCTGAAGCTGAGAGCAAGTTAAAGCAAGTTTATATTCCCAACTA TAACAAGCCAAATCCCAACCAAATCAGCGTCAACAACGTCAAGGCCGGTGTGGTGAACGGCACGGGGGTGCCGGGCCAGAGCCCTGGGGCTGGCCGGGCCTGCGAGAGCTGTTACA CCACACAGTCTTACCAGTGGTATTCTTGGGGTCCCCCTAACATGCAGTGTCGTCTCTGCGCATCTTGTTGGACATATTGGAAGAAATATGGTGGCTTGAAAATGCCAACCCGGTTAGATGGAGAGAGGCCAGGACCAAACCGCAGTAACATG AGTCCCCACGGCCTCCCAGCCCGGAGCAGCGGGAGCCCCAAGTTTGCCATGAAGACCAGGCAGGCTTTCTATCTGCACACGACGAAGCTGACGCGGATCGCCCGGCGCCTGTGCCGTGAGATCCTGCGCCCGTGGCACGCTGCGCGGCACCCCTACCTGCCCATCAACAGCGCGGCCATCAAGGCCGAGT GCACGGCGCGGCTGCCCGAAGCCTCCCAGAGCCCGCTGGTGCTGAAGCAGGCGGTACGCAAGCCGCTGGAAGCCGTGCTTCGGTATCTTG agacccacccccgcccccccaaGCCTGACCCCGTGAAAAGCGTGTCCAGCGTGCTCAGCAGCCTGACACCCGCCAAGGTGGCCCCCGTCATCAACAACGGCTCCCCCACCATCCTGGGCAAGCGCAGCTACGAGCAGCACAACGGGGTGGACG GTCTGGCAAACCACGGACAGACCAGGCACATG GGACCAAGCCGGAACCTCCTGCTCAACGGGAAGTCTTACCCCACCAAAGTGCGCCTGATCCGGGGGGGCTCCCTGCCCCCAGTCAAGCGGCGGCGGATGAACTGGATCGACGCCCCGGATGACGTGTTCTACATGGCCACAGAGGAGACCAG GAAGATCCGCAAGCTGCTCTCATCCTCGGAAACCAAGCGTGCTGCCCGCCGGCCCTACAAGCCCATCGCCCTGCGccagagccaggccctgccgcTGCGGCCACCGCCACCTGCGCCCGTCAACGACGAGCCCATCGTCATCGAGGACTAG